AACGACTGACGGCGGGGGCCGTTTCAGTCCAGGCGGCTCAAGCGGTGGACAAGGGGCACAAAATCGCCCTGACCCCTATTACCAGGGGAGAGAACATCATCAAATACGGGTTCCCCATCGGCCATGCCCTGGAGGACATTCCGGCCGGCGCCTGGGTTCATACCCACAACGTGAAAACCAATCTGGGGGAAACTCTGGAGTATGAGTATCAACCGGGGGCGGTGGCGCCATCAGCCGCCTGCGGCCTGGAAACCTTCCGGGGCTATCGCCGTCCGTCCGGCCGGGTCGGTGTCCGCAACGAGATATGGATCATTCCCACTGTCAGCTGCGTCAACCGTCCGGCGGAAATCGCCGCCAAGCTGGCTCAAGAGCGATACAGCCTGGAAAATATCGACGGCATCTTTGAATTCAAACATCCTTACGGCTGCTCCCAAATGGGAGACGACCAGTTGAATACCCAGCGTATTCTGGCCAATCTGGTGAACCACCCCAATGCCGGCGGCGTGCTGGTATTGGGCCTGGGCTGCGAGAATAACAACATCGGCGAGTTCCAAAAAGTGCTGGGCTCTTATGATCCGGCCCGGGTTAAGTTCCTGGCGGCTCAGGATGTAGAGGATGAGATTGAGGCGGCGGTAGAAGCAATCGGCCAGTTGATCGATCATGCCAAGCAGTATCAGCGGCAGGAATGTCCGGCCTCGGAACTGGCCATCGGCCTTAAGTGCGGCGGATCCGACGGCTTTTCCGGCATTACTGCCAATCCCCTGGTGGGATACCTGTCAGACCGGTTAGTGGCTTGCGGCGGTTCCAGCATCCTGACGGAAGTGCCGGAGATGTTTGGGGCCGAGATCCTATTAATGAACCGGGCCGTCAGCCGGGAGGTCTTCGACAAAACCGTGAATCTGGTCAACGGCTTTAAACAATATTTTCAGTCCTATAACCAGGTCATTTATGAGAATCCGTCCCCCGGCAATAAAAAAGGCGGCATTACCACACTGGAAGACAAATCTCTGGGCTGTACGCAAAAAGGCGGCACCAGCCAGGTCGTCGATGTTCTGGACTATGGCCAGACCTTGCGGAAAAAGGGGCTTAACCTTTTAAACGGTCCGGGCAACGACATGGTGGCCGCCACCGTGCTGGCCGCCGCCGGCTGTCAGATGGTCCTGTTTACCACCGGCCGGGGCACGCCGCTGGGCACGGCTGTGCCTACCGTTAAGATTGCCACCAACAGCGATCTGTTCCGGCGCAAGCCTGCCTGGATGGATTTTGACGCCGGCCGTCTGCTGCGTGAGCCACGGGAACAGGTCACCGATGATTTTTTTGCCTATTGCCTGGCTGTTGCTTCCGGCCAAAAGACCAAAGCCGAAACAATGGGATTTCGGGAGATTGCCATCTTTAAAAACGGGGTTACGTTATAGCTATTGGATGTAAGTTTTTAACACAGCCCGCTGAGCAGGATTTAACCGTTCATAACGAGAATGAATTCGGGGTATGCCTATTACTGGCATACCCCGAATGAT
This sequence is a window from Acetonema longum DSM 6540. Protein-coding genes within it:
- a CDS encoding UxaA family hydrolase — protein: MKVLQIHERDNVAVAIEPLVQGERLTAGAVSVQAAQAVDKGHKIALTPITRGENIIKYGFPIGHALEDIPAGAWVHTHNVKTNLGETLEYEYQPGAVAPSAACGLETFRGYRRPSGRVGVRNEIWIIPTVSCVNRPAEIAAKLAQERYSLENIDGIFEFKHPYGCSQMGDDQLNTQRILANLVNHPNAGGVLVLGLGCENNNIGEFQKVLGSYDPARVKFLAAQDVEDEIEAAVEAIGQLIDHAKQYQRQECPASELAIGLKCGGSDGFSGITANPLVGYLSDRLVACGGSSILTEVPEMFGAEILLMNRAVSREVFDKTVNLVNGFKQYFQSYNQVIYENPSPGNKKGGITTLEDKSLGCTQKGGTSQVVDVLDYGQTLRKKGLNLLNGPGNDMVAATVLAAAGCQMVLFTTGRGTPLGTAVPTVKIATNSDLFRRKPAWMDFDAGRLLREPREQVTDDFFAYCLAVASGQKTKAETMGFREIAIFKNGVTL